Proteins encoded together in one Impatiens glandulifera chromosome 1, dImpGla2.1, whole genome shotgun sequence window:
- the LOC124937945 gene encoding proline-rich protein 1-like has product MSLLFKCLVIFSLTLVHSIQNSHAARQLLQTGPPILPTLPSIPISIPTTLPPLPTTLPTLPQPTLPIALPTLPNPTALPPLPNNPLPTLPTALPSLPKPTALPPLPNNPLPTLSTALPSLPKSTALPPLPNNPLPTLPTALPSFPKPASLPPLPNNPFPNPTIPAIPVVPQVTLPPLPKFPFTAPPPSK; this is encoded by the coding sequence ATGTCTCTTTTGTTCAAATGTCTAGTTATTTTCTCTCTGACTCTGGTGCACTCGATACAAAATAGTCATGCGGCTCGACAACTCCTCCAAACTGGTCCTCCGATATTACCAACCCTTCCCTCAATTCCAATATCTATCCCCACCACATTGCCACCTCTTCCCACAACCCTCCCGACCTTGCCTCAACCAACTCTTCCCATCGCTCTCCCAACCTTGCCAAATCCAACCGCCTTACCACCACTTCCAAACAACCCTTTGCCAACTCTTCCCACCGCTCTTCCGAGCCTGCCAAAGCCAACCGCCTTGCCACCACTACCAAACAACCCTTTGCCAACTCTTTCCACCGCTCTTCCGAGCCTGCCAAAGTCAACCGCCTTGCCACCACTACCAAACAACCCTTTGCCAACTCTTCCCACCGCTCTCCCGAGCTTTCCAAAGCCAGCCTCCTTGCCACCACTTCCAAACAACCCTTTTCCTAACCCAACAATTCCGGCCATTCCTGTTGTTCCTCAGGTGACACTGCCCCCACTGCCTAAATTTCCATTCACCGCACCGCCTCCATCAAAATAA